Proteins encoded by one window of Yersinia massiliensis:
- the nuoC gene encoding NADH-quinone oxidoreductase subunit C/D — translation MTDLTTSDNTLPAWQTRDHLDDPVIGELSNRFGPEAFVVQATRTGMPVVWVKREQLLEIMSFLRKQPKPYVMLFDLHGMDERLRTHRQGLPEADFSVFYHLISIERNRDIMLKVALSEKDLHVPTATKIFPNANWYERETWEMFGIKFEGHPHLTRIMMPQSWEGHPLRKDYPARATEFDPFVLTKQKEDLEMESLTFKPEDWGMRRGTENEDFMFLNLGPNHPSSHGAFRIVLQLDGEEIVDCVPDVGYHHRGAEKMGERQSWHSYIPYTDRIEYLGGCVNEMPYVLAVEKLAGIKVPARVDTIRVMLSELFRINSHLLYISTFIQDVGAMTPVFFAFTDRQKVYDLVEAITGFRMHPAWFRIGGVAHDLPRGWDRLLRDFLDWMPKRLDSYVKAALQNSILKGRSVGVAAYNSKEALEWGVTGAGLRATGVEFDVRKWRPYSGYENFDFEVPIGNNGDCYDRVMLKVEELRQSLRILEQCYKNMPEGPFKADHPLTTPPPKERTLQHIETLITHFLQVSWGPVMPANESFQMVEATKGINSYYLTSDASTMSYRTRIRTPSYAHLQQIPAVIRGSLVSDLIVYLGSIDFVMSDVDR, via the coding sequence ATGACCGATTTAACGACGTCCGACAACACCTTGCCAGCCTGGCAGACTCGTGATCATCTTGATGATCCGGTGATCGGTGAGTTGTCGAACCGTTTTGGGCCTGAGGCCTTTGTTGTTCAAGCAACCCGTACCGGTATGCCCGTGGTATGGGTGAAGCGTGAACAATTGCTGGAAATAATGTCCTTCTTAAGAAAACAGCCGAAGCCCTATGTCATGCTATTTGATTTGCATGGGATGGATGAACGCCTCCGTACTCACCGCCAAGGTCTTCCTGAGGCGGATTTTTCTGTTTTCTACCATCTGATTTCCATCGAACGCAACCGCGACATCATGCTGAAAGTGGCGCTGTCTGAAAAAGACTTACATGTGCCCACAGCCACCAAGATTTTTCCCAATGCTAACTGGTATGAGCGGGAAACTTGGGAGATGTTCGGTATCAAGTTCGAGGGCCATCCTCATCTAACGCGCATCATGATGCCGCAGAGCTGGGAAGGCCACCCGCTGCGTAAAGATTACCCAGCGAGAGCGACGGAGTTCGATCCCTTTGTGCTGACCAAGCAGAAAGAAGATCTGGAAATGGAATCACTGACCTTCAAACCTGAAGATTGGGGCATGAGACGCGGGACTGAAAATGAGGACTTTATGTTCCTTAACCTCGGTCCGAACCACCCCTCTTCACATGGTGCGTTCCGTATCGTCTTGCAGCTTGATGGCGAAGAAATTGTCGATTGTGTACCGGATGTGGGTTATCACCATCGTGGTGCGGAAAAAATGGGCGAGCGCCAATCTTGGCACAGCTACATTCCGTACACCGACCGTATCGAATACCTCGGCGGTTGCGTCAACGAAATGCCTTATGTACTTGCCGTTGAAAAATTGGCCGGTATTAAAGTGCCTGCGCGAGTCGATACTATTCGCGTCATGTTGTCCGAATTATTCCGCATCAACAGCCATCTACTGTACATCAGTACTTTTATCCAAGACGTCGGCGCAATGACGCCGGTGTTCTTCGCCTTTACTGACCGTCAGAAAGTGTACGATCTGGTTGAAGCCATCACCGGTTTCCGTATGCATCCGGCTTGGTTCCGTATCGGTGGTGTGGCACATGACTTACCACGTGGTTGGGATCGTTTGCTGCGTGACTTCCTCGACTGGATGCCAAAACGGCTCGATTCCTACGTCAAAGCGGCGTTGCAGAACAGCATCCTTAAAGGACGTTCTGTGGGCGTTGCCGCCTATAATTCCAAAGAAGCGTTGGAGTGGGGCGTGACCGGTGCAGGCTTACGTGCGACCGGTGTTGAGTTTGACGTGCGTAAATGGCGTCCGTATTCCGGTTATGAAAACTTTGATTTTGAAGTGCCAATCGGCAATAACGGCGACTGCTATGATCGCGTGATGTTGAAAGTGGAAGAGTTGCGTCAAAGCCTGCGCATTCTGGAGCAATGTTACAAAAACATGCCAGAAGGGCCATTCAAGGCAGACCACCCACTGACAACACCGCCACCAAAAGAACGTACGCTTCAACATATCGAAACGCTGATCACCCACTTCCTGCAAGTGTCATGGGGTCCGGTGATGCCAGCTAATGAATCATTCCAGATGGTTGAAGCGACGAAAGGGATCAACAGTTACTATTTGACCAGTGACGCCAGCACCATGAGCTATCGCACCCGGATTCGTACACCAAGCTATGCGCATTTGCAGCAGATCCCCGCGGTTATCCGTGGCAGCCTGGTGTCTGACTTGATTGTCTATCTGGGCAGTATCGATTTTGTTATGTCTGATGTGGACCGCTAA